aaaaaacaataatgctAGGTATAAGCCATAAATATACACATCTCATACAATCTCTTTGTAAAATAGTGAGTCTCACtatttatactttttaaaaacaataataggtttttttaataatttttaaagcgTGGTCTACTTTTTTAGAAAGTCTTGtgtaaaatttgtataaataattGTTCTATAAAAAATGTCCAGAATTGAATCAAATCGATTACACCCTAATTATATCGTATCTACGATATGTAAATAAAACAGGTTAGAAGATACCTCAAGAAAGATCAAACGACTTGGGTTGCCAAATTAGGAACCCGTGGATCTAGGGAACCTAGAGAGGGTTAGACCTAGGGGTGTAAGACTATCGGTCTGAACCGAGAAAATCGATTGGACCGAACTAATAATCTTATTGGTCAGTGGAGGGGATAAAATATCCCAGACCTATAATAGGTTCTAGACCCAGCACAGTGTGTGTTGGGGGGGCTCTTAATGAGGCAAAAGATAAAGAATGAAAGAGGCAACAAAAGGCTAGAGAAGGAAAGGGTACCAGAAGAAAGAGTGGAGATGTGacatacataataaataaatagtacatAAAGCAATGGAGGAGCAGATGATAAATGGGGCTTCCAGATGACTTTTTGAGATAGATGACGATTTAAGCTTCTTCAATCTCAGAACTAGAGCATTAACGACATGGCCACTTGGAGAAAATAGACCTCAAATCTTCAGTATATAGTGAGGATGAAAGATTATGAGAGACTATGAAATCAACTTATTATAGCCGATTCTCTCATCCATTAACCCTTGTGGACGTAGACATTATGCTAAACCACGTATATCACCATATCTTTACTTTCTCTACATTTATTTACTACTTGATGCCATGAATATATGCACTGATACCGTATCACTGCATCGAACCATTGTTAGGGGCTCCGCGTAGCACCAATCGAGGTTTGAATAGTCTTAACGGGCCGGGAACGACTCTTTCTCCCATTCCTGCCTGTTATACTATTTTTAAGTGTTAACAATTGATTTTGGAGTGTGGTTTTTTTATACCAAACCAGATTGAACTGactaaatgtgtatatatataatattattttatataataattatataaattaattatataattttcatttaaaggaTCACTATcaaccatatatataatgaaattatttaatatttattaactatatataaaatattatataaattacttaattttaattttattaaattaattaattttttcttttaaaaaaaaaaaaaacaatatttataaacCGACTGAACCGATCAATCAGAAACGATCCAGTTGGACAAAAATAATGGACCGAAACGATTACAACGctagttttatattatttacgAGGACGACACGAAGCCCCCAGGCCCACAAGATTGAGAAATCTTTCTGGAACCTAAAAAGTTGCAAACCAATCGGGACGGAACAAAATCGAACGCCAGAAGGCAGCTGCGAGCGTTAGCGAAAGATCGAAAGCTCGAACGAACGAACAACAATGGCGGACTATCACTTCGTGTACAAGGACGTGGAGGGCGCGTCGACTCAGTGGGACGACATTCAACGGAAGCTCGGGAATTTACCGCCGAAACCCCCAGCGTTCAAGCCTCCATCCTTCACGCCCGCCCAGGAAGAATCCTCTCTCCCAAAAGATAAGTCCTGGATCGATGATAAAACCGAGGAGGAGCTCGAGGATCTCCAGGACGATCCAGATCTCGACGATGATCGTTTCCTCGAGGAGTACAGGTCGCTATGTTTCTTTGAATCGGCTATTTATTTGATATCGGTATGGTTGCCTAGAATTGTGCGAAAACGAAGTTGAATGAAAAGTCATGaaacttcattttcaattttcttcaaGAAGATGTGTAATTCCTGGAATTTTCCTCATTAATAGTTTTAGTAACTAAGAATTAGATTTACTTGGGAACTTTCTTTCCGTGAAACAAACGGAGCCTAGTTTACTTTGTCCTGGTTgtttaaacataataaatagtgTTGACTGGGGAGTTTGAAAATAACTTAGTTCAAAGAGGTTGAGCTTtcctttcaaattaattaagaaatccATAACCAAAACTGGCAGGCCTGACCATATGTTCTTAATCTTATTTATTCCATCTCATCTTACTGAATGAAGAATCCAAGGGTGTCATTAGGAATTTTCTGACGCTGAATTGTGTGTGCTAAAATAGGAAAAAGAGGTTGGCCGAGATAAGGGAAGAAGCTAAGATAGCAAGGTTTGGATCGGTGATCTCCATTACGGGGTCAGATTTTGTGCGAGAGGTTTCACAAGCTCCCCCTGATGTTTGGGTTGTTGTCATCCTCTACAAAGAAGGGTACTTTATGAGAGATCTAAAATgcatttcttgttttatttttaatggacttcttgatatatttttcatgttgatGTTTGTTGGGATTTCCTGATAGAATCCCGGAGTGTGCACTGCTAATGCAATGCTTGGAAGAATTGGCGACGAGGTACTCGTCCACGAAATTTGTTAAGATAATATCGACAGATTGCATCCCTAATTACCCGGATCGTAATCTTCCTACTCTATTAGTATACAACAATGGTGCAGTGAAAGCAAATTACGTGGGCTTGTATAGTTTTGGCCGCAGATGCACACCTGAAGGTATCTTATATCTAAGTGCGCCttgatttttattagtttatgcTACCTTGATGCCTCTCTTCATcagattttattcttaaatacgAGATCTATGCATGTATGCGTAGGTAATCATTTCTGAGGACTCTCAGAAGTAGATGTCAATCATGTCATGTGTACattttattttgtctttttttagaAGGGAGCTctttgagatttatttatttattttttatttatttatttttttcatacacCTCTCCACAGATTGATGGAACCATAGCTTCTGTGGAATTACGAATTTGTAAAATGCTTTTGTGAAAATTAAACCGGAATGAATGACACTGATGCTTTTTTTTATGACAACCTGTAACGGGATTCAAGTTATCAAAGACATGATTTTCTATTTCTAGCTTGGCGACTTTTTTGTACGCATCTCGTTGTACTTGGATTGCTTCTTTTGCGCTTATAATATTACTGACATTAAAAAAAGGGTATCATGGACATGATATTAGTTGACAGTTCCTATGGTAAATTGGAGATGAAGCTTCTCTTGTGGGCACTTTTAGGGCTCGTTTGGTTGTTAGAACTGAGATCAACTcagtttagtttaattttaagccgAGTTTACATCCAAACACCAAACtttaaaattactaaactcatatcaactcaaaatctctttacctttttcaattcaacacTTTTTTATACGTGGGatccacaacttttttcaattttccataaatatctctaaactcacatttttcaactcaacatccaaatacatctaaattcataTTAGATTGGCCACACAGAACTTACTCCACTATCTCAAcccactactatttataaagaactgaGCTCAGTTCAACATCCAAATGGCTGCGTTTGGGTACTTCAACACTTcacactactattcattactttattattactttttacgtacttttactactattcattacttttcactaactttttattattattcattactttattattactttacacctattttttattactattcataactcTTCTCAATACTTCTCAACACTAACTTTAGGAGTAGTTTTGCCTTGCAAAGAGCCTGTACCATATTGGAACTTGAACACATTTTCTGCAACTTCAAATTGTGGGTGAACCATGCCCTGGAAACTGTAATTGAAAGTCAGAGTTTTAACTTTGTTTGTTGAAGTTTGtgtttagatgaaaaagttgatgtCTACAAATTTTAGGatgcacaatttttttttacttgagtGATCTGTTCTGTTTTCTGTCAATTGGGATGATTTCAACCTAAAACACTCAACTCTCCCTTTTGCCAATCAAGCCAAAGCACAGTGGCTGTAACGAGACCGTTGATTTCCTATAGATATTGGGTGGATTGTATATCTTCGAGTGGAAGGGCAAGTTGGTGGCCTTGCCTTTCTCGACATGATAAGACAATTTTGATTACTTAGTTTGGAGAATGCTTCTCCCAAGCCTATTTTGAAAGCCATATGTCATCTACCCAAGAACTGTGCTCTTTGCTCGTTATATTGTCAATAACTGACTTTGTACTTGCAAGCATGCCTTTGTACCTACAAGTATGCCGATGGAACTCTTcacatcattttattatttctgtGACCCCCTGAAATTAGGTGTTGCATTAGTTCTCTGCCAATCAGATCCCGTGCTTAATGATGGCCAGAGTGGGGGTGATATGTCAAGAAAAGCTGTGTTAGAAGGAGTTCGCAAGAGGCTGATAGAGAAAGTTGTGAAAGATCATGAAGATGACGACAATGATGGATCTTCGAGTGATTAGAATCTTTGTATTTTCCCTCAGGCTTTTTAttaacgaaaaagaaaaaaggtcgTGCGCAATGCTCATTGGGTTTTTCTTGCTGCTTGCACACCTTGTCTGTTTTTCCCTTCATATGTGAAACTGAGATCAGAGATCCTGATGTTACAATGTATGACCTTGCGTCTATGTAGACCGTACCGCAAATTTGAATGCATCTCGTGGCAGTAttgtactatttattttatttttatttttttctgaggTGGACATGTTCTATAAGCTGCCACGTCCAACTGGAAGTTTCTTTCATAGATTCTTAAGTTTTTTGAGGTGTAGCATGTTCTTTTAGTAAATTCTTAATGCGTATAACTAAATTATGCATCTCAAACAAGTTCGCTTCagcaatttttttattggtatcAGGTGTTTGAGAACAGCGTTTTAACTAATTTCGGAAAGCCCGGAGTTGGTACGCCTCAACCTAAACTACTTACGTATTGGggtaaaacaaagaagaaaaagaagaaacctcGACAGCTTAGAATTGTACGCGACAGAATCTGGACTCTTTTATTACGGTTCCAATTGGGCTCATTTCtcaatgttttctttttctcctcaatACCAGtgatttttaataagaaaaaaaggagCAAAGTTTGCCGGCACCAGCATGAATTCTTTGGAATTGTCTGAAAAATCATTCAAGCTGAGAAGTTGACTGGGAAAACCCAGGGTCAATTGGTCGCCATCTTCCTTATGTGCTCTAGTTTTGACACCTCAAAACAACCATTTAAATAGAATTCTaatcaaatatgaaagaatTTGACGAACCAAACATATTCACTGTCCTTCCAAACAAGAGCTGATCCATGTCCGCATTTATGGTGCCCTCTCAGGTATGCCGGTAAACTCCAATTTATTCTTTATGAACTCAAGTCAGCTTTGACTTCTTTCCTTTTACCTTTTCTAGTCTCATTAGCACTCTGTTGTTGCAGTTCAGCCTTTTTCTGAGCTCGAATCAGTGCACGCTTTGCACGCGGTCGCATTTCCCGTACTCTTCGAGGAGGCATGATGTATTGTTCAAGGGGCCTATCACCAAAGGGGTGCTCACCATCAGCAAATATCCTCAGTTTTCGATCTCTGTCCTGCATCCATAAGGAGCTAAAGTATAAGATTATTTGATTCAGATGGCTGATACTCTCAAGTCAAAATATTCTGTTTCTGATAAGTAACATTCTAATTCGAAATGACTAGATAGAAAACCAAAACAGAAATTGGTGCCTAGAAACACCAACAGAAAGGCACTCCTGCAACAAAACAAAAGTCTTGATAAACCATTTATATGGAAGGAAAGGCACATGCAACAAAACGCTGCATGGGATGTCACTACAAATTCATCCAAGTGATTATTTAATCAAAGAACAGTCCCTGTGATTCTATATCCAAAAAGTGGCAACAAGCAAAATATCTAATTTGTGAAAGTGATCTTGGTGGGTCCATCTCAAACAGCCAGCTCTCAGTTTCAAGGGTCAACTCAAGCCATTCCACTCAACCAATTTCGCTACAGAACTGAGATGTGATATTGTTCAGCAGGACATTCCTGGATCATGTAGCCATGTAGGTGGAATAATTCTTTGAGATACAAGATGTTTTGTAGGTTGGTACCTGGTTTTAGAAGGATTCACAACTTGTTGAGATAAAGCTGAGGACAGCAATGCTGATTGCAATGTTATGGATGCAGTCGGGCAATATATTTCCACGACATTTTTTTCCATAAAAGTAGCACATAAAAAATGCATCTACTAATTTATTTAGGTTAGAATAAACAGCACTTTGCCCTTGCCCTTGCTGTCAAAGCAAAAccaatgaaatttattttttttagttaatttaGTTGCATTTAGCTCATCATAGCACGAGTCATACTAGTATATTGCATAGTGACAGTAAATACTTCTTAGAACTAAATTCAAggtcgtgagagagagagagagagagagagagggagattcATATTTTAACACTCACATCACGCAATTTGTTTCTTGGAAGCATGCGCAAAACAGCTTTGCGGATAACTTCTGTAGGATCTTTAGCTAGCTGGTCCTTTAAACTCCTTTCCTTGAGGTGGCCCACATACCTACAGGGAACATATGCTCAGTCTCAATATCAAATGCATTAATTAGTTGGAATTAAAAAGCTGTATTAAAAATTCGCTTTTATCTTGTAGATGTAATTTGAAATGAGTCTTCTTTGTTTCAAGTGGCACTTAGAACAAGTACACTTTTTACTCTCACTGCAggttatctttttttatttttattttttataattaataagagaaattttattccaagtaaataggcatagcccaagtaaacAAGATGTATACAAATGAGAAATACCTACTTACAAGctaaaacagaaaataactAAAAGAAAACATTACAATCATTCCCATCCTTTAAAAGATTCTTCACCCAAAAGTTTAAAGTACTAATGAAGAACATCCTAAGTTCCCCAATAGAACGTTCACAATTCTCAAAgcacctctcattcctttctAACCATAAACACCAAAGTAAGCACCTCCCAtttcttttaacttttgttCTTTTAATTTGCTCAATTCTTCTTATACAAgtcttattttaattgtttacttataaatatatatatatcttttgtttttgataagtaaaagtaaaactttattaatagaaaaagGCATAGTTGAAGTACGCAAGGAGTATACACAAAATATGCCTAAATACCACTGAGCATTAGTATATAACTAAAGAACTAAGTGTTTATATATTTGCTTCTGGGCATATTGAAAAACCATATACAGAATTAGATTCCAACTTCACTGTTGGATTAGGTTATGGCTGTATCTTGGTCACAAAGTTGTGCACTGAACTTATATAGAAACAAAACAAgtacttcatcattttattttcacattCTCCCAAATTCCCAATCATTCATACAGTTCGCAAGCAGTTGGAGAAAAGAGTGGTACTTGCCCAGTATGCCAACGATAAAACTTGTCTGTGAGTTTTCTTCCAGTAACACAGACATCCTTTGCATTCAGCACAATACACATGTCCCCATCATCACGATTTGGAGCGTATGTTGGCTTATCCTTCCCCTGAACCACAGTAGATATTTGGGATGCCAATCTTCCAAGGacctagaaaataataattgttgTAATTATTTGCAAAACTTTGCCTCAAGAAGATGAATCAACAATTTGCTTTCGGTTCCACCAATCTGAGAATTATTTAACAGAAATTGCATTTAAGAAGTTAGACTCTTCAGCAGATGTATATCTGCCTGTTTCATAATACTTGGCTGATCAACTCAGGTACTTCTTTTCTTGAAAGGGAGTAGAGACCAACATCATTATTGAaattcaaataacaacttttccACCCAACCCTACTGGACGCATAAATCTACCAAAATTAATGGCAAATAGGGAAAATATAGGTATATGCGAACCTGGCCTTTGGCATCAAATACCCTCCAACGCAGACCTTCCAGATTTATACGTCTCAGCCCAGCAAGTGCTTTCTGTATGAATATTGAGTGGTAAGTTCTGTTATTGATTAGgtcattttcataaaaattgatCAGAAATTCCAGTTTCTGTATcattacttatcaaaacaaataaacattgATCAGCAAGTCACATGCCAATGGGGGcgacatataaaaaattaagtacCATTTACCAAGCTTCAAAGCACTCCAAGTATGTGGCAAACAAAAGCACCTAGTCCGTACGGTTTAATATGGCATTCTTTTAACCGTTGGCGAGAAAAGGATAAAGATGTAAAGGGGGTTTTTTGAGCAATTCCATGATACTTGCTGCTAAGCAGAACTTTCAACGGTAAATAAGAGATCGGTGGTGATAATACGGAGAACAACTTCAAAAACTTCGCGATAAAAACCCAAAACAGTTAGAACTTGTTATCCCTAAATTCCACAGGCATATGGCGTGCTTCAGTGACATCCTAATATATGCTCTATGAAAACAGGTCTCGGTTGAAAGAAAATTTAACTCAGGAAGAATAAAATCTATGAACTGTACAGAACGAAATACAAATAGTAGGGAAGTAGTACCTTTACGTTGCCACTAAAAGAAACAGCTGCTTGGCTTGCCATTTCTATCTTTCTGTGAATCTCCTTCTTCACAATCACAACCAGATCATTCAGCTCTGAAAATCCAATTAAAGATTAGAGACAAATAGATCTCAAAGAGAACGGCttgttaaattaaaattaaaatgggaGAGGAAAACATTTCGACCTGTAAAACCCTGAGCAGAGAGTAGGGTTTGGGCGAAGAAAGAGAAATCCCCCTCAAGCGAGTTCGGGTTCGATCCACTACAATCTCTtcgtcgttttttttttttttatacccttTTGAGCACTTGAAACCGTCAGATCTTCGAGTAATCAAAACGGACTCGCTCAGTATAATAAGCCTTCAGAAAGCCCTCATTACAGACCCAGTGCCTAATAGCCCAAGCCCATTGATGGTCAATAATGTTTCATGAAAGATAAATGATTTAGTCAcgaagagattttataaaagtaagcTAATAAATTGACctgatttgatattatatgattgactgtaaaattatttttattataaaataaatttaacatatcatataaaatgagatcaatttataagtttatttttatgagatttcttTACATTTATAGAACTTCTCTTTAATGAATCGCACATAATTTtagaacaaaaaaatgaaaataataataataataataatacaaaccCATTTGGTGTGAAAAggaatttatttcaaattttaccaTAGTCTTAGTCCATTAAATTTGAATAAGAATTGGGTTTGAATCTTGGATCATTAGATCAATCATGTTATCCCATGAGCATTACATAATATCAAATTATGTAGAAGGCTAGAAGAAGGAGATTGTcacaaacattattttatttcctaCTTTATTTAATACAACACAAAACGTGGCATAAAAATCGGACgtccttaaatatatatattagaatcaTCTCTGCATCACACGCACTATGCTCCTCCAGCGTCCTCATCCTTCTTTTGCGAGTGTCTATCACAAAATGAGCCAATCATGCATCAGAACCTTTTGACATCAGCACTACCTTGAATAACAACAGCACTACCTTTGATATGGATGCTTACCCTCGAGCCCTCGCCCAGCGTGACAGCTGATAGAGCTGCACACTCTCGTTTGCGACATGGCATACAAGAAGATGGTAGTTCCTTGGCCGTACCATGTATGCAAATCTCATGAACAATGCTGAATACACACACATTACTGCAACACCAATGATCACAAGTTGATATTCTGAGGTCACATAACACAGGCTAGATGAAGAAATGAGACAGAAATCAGAAGCCTAAAACATATTGAAAACCTGTTGTCATATTGCCAGAAATCAACTCTGGGGGTTTCTTCGAATCTGCAAGTGCCTGTCAGATCAACGACTATAATGTTAATCTCGAAATAGCTTTTATGATCCTAAAGGTCAAATGTTTAACTAAATTTGTATACAACAGTTTAAAACATTGTGGAATATTATGATCCTAAAAGTTAAAGGTTCAACAAAATTAAGCCCGGTTTCGATGCCTAGATGAGATGGGTTATACAGCAATTTAGTCTGCCTATCTAAACAGCAAGAGTTGTTTGTATTTCATCTCTAGGTTTCGAAATTAACAATTGAcataaagaataaaaagtgaagtaaacaatatataaatgacaaAAAACCTTTAATGAACAGTGCAAAACTGACAAAACAGTAAATAAACAGTAGAAAATAGTCAGTGAATGGTTATTATCCAAACAGTGAGACTTACCGCTTTATCAAATcccaaaaagtaaaaactatcttatatcattttactatccaaacatacttatttataaactatgcatctcatatcatcttaactcaaaaatctcgttactatttaaaatatatcatctcatctcatctgaactatgtaaccaaacgagaccttaGTATCCAACACTGTTAAAGTTTTTAGATCAATGGATAGGCCAGTTGACGTTGGTATGCATTAGTTTGACATCAATCAATGATTAAACCTTTCAACAATAACTGTGTTAAAATCTAATGACAACATAACAATAATGAACAATTGAAGTTTGCATGCATTAGTTTGGCATATTAAAAGTACTAAAGCATACTGCGATGGGAA
This is a stretch of genomic DNA from Carya illinoinensis cultivar Pawnee chromosome 3, C.illinoinensisPawnee_v1, whole genome shotgun sequence. It encodes these proteins:
- the LOC122302724 gene encoding mitochondrial pyruvate carrier 1-like — translated: MGILHTFWNSPIGPKTTHFWGPVVGWSIPIAALADSKKPPELISGNMTTVMCVYSALFMRFAYMVRPRNYHLLVCHVANESVQLYQLSRWARARGHSQKKDEDAGGA
- the LOC122302722 gene encoding phosducin-like protein 3, with the protein product MADYHFVYKDVEGASTQWDDIQRKLGNLPPKPPAFKPPSFTPAQEESSLPKDKSWIDDKTEEELEDLQDDPDLDDDRFLEEYRKKRLAEIREEAKIARFGSVISITGSDFVREVSQAPPDVWVVVILYKEGIPECALLMQCLEELATRYSSTKFVKIISTDCIPNYPDRNLPTLLVYNNGAVKANYVGLYSFGRRCTPEGVALVLCQSDPVLNDGQSGGDMSRKAVLEGVRKRLIEKVVKDHEDDDNDGSSSD
- the LOC122302723 gene encoding 50S ribosomal protein L13, encoding MASQAAVSFSGNVKKALAGLRRINLEGLRWRVFDAKGQVLGRLASQISTVVQGKDKPTYAPNRDDGDMCIVLNAKDVCVTGRKLTDKFYRWHTGYVGHLKERSLKDQLAKDPTEVIRKAVLRMLPRNKLRDDRDRKLRIFADGEHPFGDRPLEQYIMPPRRVREMRPRAKRALIRAQKKAELQQQSANETRKGKRKEVKADLSS